Genomic window (Candidatus Bipolaricaulota bacterium):
GCTGATCCCCATTTTCGTCTTGATGCACCGCCTTCACCTCTATGACACGCTCTGGGCTCTTATCTTACCCGGGATAGTGCAGGGATTTGGGATCTTTTTAATGAAGCAGTATTTTGACGGGCTTCCCCATGCTCTTGATGAGGCAGCATTGATCGATGGGGCAAGTGATTGGCAGATATTCTGGAGAGTCTTGATGCCATTGGCAAAGCCAGCCCTTGCTGTATTGGTCATCAACACCTCGCTCACAAGCTGGAACGCCTTCCTCTTGCCATTGATCCTGACCGCGTCGAAGCGTAACAGAACCTTGGCCCTGGGACTGGCCCTCTATCAATCACAATACGGGATCGATTATGTGCACAGCATGGCAGCAGCGAGTATTTCCTCTCTGCCCATCCTTGCAATCTTCCTCATCTTTCAACGAAATATCATCGCCGGCCTCACAAGGGGGGCGGTCAAATAGATCACGGAAGGGAACCAAAATGAACGATTGGATCACTGAATCAAGGAATCCTGCCTCACACGGGTTAGACAACAAGCCGGTTGAAGAGATATTGCACATCATCAACGCCGAAGACAAAAAGGTTCCGGAGGCAGTCGGCCAAGCGATAGACCAAATTGCGGTTGCCGTCGAAGCATTTGTTACAAGTTACCGCCGTGGTGGACGGATATTCTACGTCGGTGCAGGTACAAGCGGCCGATTGGGAGTCGTCGACGCTGTAGAATGCCCTCCCACCTTCGGGGTCCCACCGGAACGCATTCAGGGGATTCTCGCGGGCGGGATGAACGCCTTTTTCAAGGCCGAAGAGAGCTACGAGGATGATCGCGATGGAGGCAGAAGACTGATCGAGGAACGAACAATGAGCGAGAAAGACCTCATCGTCGGCATAAGCGCGAGCGGAGAGACTCCCTTTGTCCTCGGCCTTATTGAAGCAGCAAAACAAAGGAGCATCAAGACGGTCGGGATCACAAACAACCCTCAATCGACCCTCGCTCGTCTAGTTGAGATCCCCATCGTCGTAGTGGTAGGACCAGAGGTGATCGCAGGCTCAACTCGCATGAAGGCCGGTACGGCGCAGAAACTGGTTCTAAATATGCTGAGCACAACAGCAATGGTAAAATTAGGTAAAGTATACGATCACTTCATGATCGATCTCCAAGCAAGTAATAGCAAACTGCGCCGGAGGGCGGAGGAAATGGTACGCACATTGACCGGGGAAGACCCCAAACTGGTCAAACAGACCCTCATGCAAGCGAACTATGCCGTTAAACCAGCCCTGATAATGCTCAAGGGCAAAGTTTCATACGAGAAGGCTAAGAAGCTCCTCGAACGACATCACGGTGTAGTACGTGAGGCCTTAGAGGAACTTGGAATAAAGGAGGACTAAAATCTTAGTCGTTGGTTTGATGTCTGGTACCTCGATGGACGGGGTTACTGCGGCCTTGGCCAAGATTGAAGACATCCCCGAGGTGCAAGAGCATGCACGGCCGAGGCTCAAGGTGCGGCTTCTGACTTACGAGACTTATCCTTACCCACTTGCCGTTCGTGAGCATCTGTTGGAGCTCTGTGAAGCGGGCAGCACCCGGGAGCTCTGCACGATGAACTTTCAGTTAGGAGAGATCTTCGCTGCGGCAGCCTTGAAGATCATTGAAAAAGCAGGGAAAAAACCTTCCGATATCGGGATTATCGGAAGTCACGGGCAGACTGTCTGTCATCTTCCGCGCCAAGGGACGCTTCAGATCGGAGAACCAGCCGTAATCGCCGAACGCACGGGGATTACTACAGTGGGTGACTTCCGCCCCCGTGATATCGCAGCTGGAGGCGAAGGCGCGCCGCTCATCCCCTATGTGGATTACGTGCTCTTTTCAAGCCCCAAGATAAGCAGAGTGCTTCTCAATATCGGCGGGATCGCTAACGTAACTTATCTCCCCGCTGGGACAGGGCTAGAGGAGATTAAGGCGTTTGACACCGGGCCTGGGAACATGCTCCTCGACGGGGTCATGCAGCGGCTCACCAAAGGAGAGCTTAGCTATGACAAAGATGGAGCCCTGGCATCCAAAGGCCGGGTTTATTCAGACCTTCTCGCTGAATTGATGCGACACCCCTTCATCCGCAAGGCACCGCCGAAAAGCACCGGTAGAGAAGAATTTGGAAATGCTTTCCTCGATAAAATCCTTGACATCGCTC
Coding sequences:
- a CDS encoding anhydro-N-acetylmuramic acid kinase; its protein translation is MSGTSMDGVTAALAKIEDIPEVQEHARPRLKVRLLTYETYPYPLAVREHLLELCEAGSTRELCTMNFQLGEIFAAAALKIIEKAGKKPSDIGIIGSHGQTVCHLPRQGTLQIGEPAVIAERTGITTVGDFRPRDIAAGGEGAPLIPYVDYVLFSSPKISRVLLNIGGIANVTYLPAGTGLEEIKAFDTGPGNMLLDGVMQRLTKGELSYDKDGALASKGRVYSDLLAELMRHPFIRKAPPKSTGREEFGNAFLDKILDIAQQKGLSTEDLLATLTAFTVESIVENCRLFLGEFTELIASGGGAKNRALMRGLGERLVGVKVTTTQEYGIPVEAKEALGFAILAYQTLNHRPNNVPAATGAKRAVVLGKITQGR
- a CDS encoding carbohydrate ABC transporter permease gives rise to the protein LIPIFVLMHRLHLYDTLWALILPGIVQGFGIFLMKQYFDGLPHALDEAALIDGASDWQIFWRVLMPLAKPALAVLVINTSLTSWNAFLLPLILTASKRNRTLALGLALYQSQYGIDYVHSMAAASISSLPILAIFLIFQRNIIAGLTRGAVK
- the murQ gene encoding N-acetylmuramic acid 6-phosphate etherase: MNDWITESRNPASHGLDNKPVEEILHIINAEDKKVPEAVGQAIDQIAVAVEAFVTSYRRGGRIFYVGAGTSGRLGVVDAVECPPTFGVPPERIQGILAGGMNAFFKAEESYEDDRDGGRRLIEERTMSEKDLIVGISASGETPFVLGLIEAAKQRSIKTVGITNNPQSTLARLVEIPIVVVVGPEVIAGSTRMKAGTAQKLVLNMLSTTAMVKLGKVYDHFMIDLQASNSKLRRRAEEMVRTLTGEDPKLVKQTLMQANYAVKPALIMLKGKVSYEKAKKLLERHHGVVREALEELGIKED